The following DNA comes from Ammospiza caudacuta isolate bAmmCau1 chromosome 15, bAmmCau1.pri, whole genome shotgun sequence.
GTGAGGTATTTTGGCAAGGACGAGCCCTGGAGGGCGTGGGGGCGGCCGCCGTCGGGTGGGACGGGTCTGGGCTGCGGGAAGGCAGCGCGGGGAGGGGATAGCACCAAGAGACCTCCCCGGCCACGGCCCACGAGATGCTTGGCACGGCGACACGGCAGCGCCGGCGAACCCGAAGGAAGGCAAACAGCTGTGGAGACACAGGGTGGCCCGGGTGGCACCGGCGCTCCCGCCGCAGCCTCACGCCCCTCAACCTACACGGTGGTCTCGtactccagcacctcctgcgGGGCGCCGGGGGTGCGGTACTGCAGGCGGGGGGTGGTGGGCGACGCGTACTCCAGCGCCAGGATGGTCTTCCGCAGGCGCCGGTCGATGAAGTGGGCATCCCAGGCCGGGTACTTCTTCCTGGGCAGGTCAATGCGGATGACGGGCCCCTCTGTCCGCGGGGCGCGGGCGGCCGGCGCCGGCGGGGCGCAGGGTCTCACCTGGAAGACGGGCACGCAGCTGTCCCGCTCGCCCGGCGCCCCGTCCCGCTCGCCCCCTGTAGTCCGCGGCAGCGAGCGCGGGGGGCTGGTGACGGCTTCCACGGGGGACCCCGGCACCACCGGGGGCGGCTCCTGCCGGAAGATGCAGCCCACGGAGCGGTGGCTGAAGATGGGGCCGTTGGGGTGCAAGAGGCAGTAGTAGATGAACATGAAGAAGATGCCGAGGGCGAAGCTGGAGCTGACCACGCAGACGAGGATTAAGGCGTTGAAGTCGGAGGTGACCTTGCGGTCGTAGTAGAGGAACCAGAGGATGGTGAGGGCGGCGTTCTCCGACAGCGTGATGATGTAGTAGATGCACATGCGGTAGCGGCTCCGACCCTCCTTGACGTTGAACCAGCAGAAGATGTAGATGATGCCCACCACCATGTTGTAGATGATCTCCTCCCACTTGGACATGCAGAAATCTGTCTCGCCCTGGATGATCCAGAAGGTCATGATGCACCAGTGGGTGACGATGAAGATGCCGAAGTAGAGCTGGAACACGGAGGCGAAGAGGGCGAAGGCGATGGCACGAGCGGCGATGGTGAAGAGGTGCCAGAGGATCTGCACCACGGCGCCCTTGTAGGACATGGGCATCTTGTCCTCCCGCGAGTCCCGCAGCACCTTCTGGTAGGACGCGATCATCCAGGCCAGCGAGACCAGCGAGGCCGAGGCTGAGAGTCCTGCGGGGAGTGGCCGTCAGAGCCCACACAAGCCAGGAcctccctctccccaccctgtcccctgtgccagcgCTGTCCCTTACCCTGCAGCGGCTCGATGCTGTTCTGCTGCACCAtgatgctgagctgcagcacgaGCTGGGGCGCGCTCTTGAGGAAGGCCTCGAGCAGCCGCAGCATGCTGATGTCGGCGCTCTCGAACATCATCCGCCAGTAGAAGTGCCGGCGCCGGTGCTCGGCCTGCCAccggctctgcagccccaggtaCAGTGTGCGGAGGTACCTGTGCGAGGCAGGCCAAGGGTGAGGTGAGCCCACGCTGCCAGGTGAGCTCACCCCACTCTGTGCACACCAGGAATGCCCTGTGACCACTGCCAACCTGCTGCTGTTGATTTGGGACCATGGAAAGCCCCCCTAGGCCAggggtgccaggagctgccatgTGAGCTCACTCCACTCTGCCCACACCAGGAATGCCCTGTGACCACTGCCAACCTGTTCCTGCTGATTTGGGACCATGGAAAGCCCCCTAGGTCAGGGGTGCCAGGAGCTGTAGGGCAACAGCAATGAAGAACACATCTCTGTCCCAGGCCAGGGCTCCAGTTTGGGAAGAGGCAGGTTGTGCAAAGCCAGCTCAgcaccccagagccctgggccATCACTACGGTGCCCACCCAGCCATACAGTGCCTACCCACCCATCACTCCAATCCTTGCCCACAATTCAGGGTCTGGCTTCCTCACAGGGACCCCATCCCCAGCTTCACTTTCCGGCCCCCCATGGATTTAGGCTGCCCCAACCCAGCACCACATCCGGCTGCTTCTCAAAAGCGATATTTTGGTCCCAGCTGGCGCAGAGCCCActctgcttcctcctgcccCGGCCGGGATGGAGGAACCAGCTGGTTGTGCCGTGCTGCCCACAGGAAGCTCCTGGCGCTCATGCCGGTGTTGCCTGGGCTCTTGGCAGGGCTGCGGGCTCAGCCACACGCTGGTCCCGGCCATCTGGTGGTCGGCCGGGGGTCAGCAGAGCCGTGCGTGGCACGGACGCACGCCCGGCTGAGTCACCGCCACCAGGGACCCTCCCCACGGCACCGGGCCAGAGCTGGCACCACGGGAGGGACGCAGGGCTGGCCAGGCAGGGCTTCCCCGGGCAGTCCTGCCTGCACCACGGCCAGGGCTCTGTTggccaggaggagaagggagccGGGTGAGGAGGAAAACAGGTGCGGCAGGAGGACATCGGGCCACAGATTCCTCCCAGAGAGTAAAATCCTCTGGCAGAGCAACGGCTTCTCCATCAGCTCCAGAATGTGCTGCCAGACAACTCCATCAGCCCAGAGCATGGGAGAAAGCCTGATGGCAGCACTTTCAGCTCATCCgtcagcaggaggaggcagcagccagccctgctcccgctgcagggacagcagagtgCTCCCACCCCGGGGCTGCACAGCCCGGAGAGCACACTGAGGGCCATCAGCTGGGGCCACCGAGCCCCCAGGACACCCTGCTGCcatctgctctgccctgccagccccactcccagccCCCACCGGCCTCTCTGTGCTGGTGTCAAAGTGACGTTTTAACCTCCACCTCCGGGGCAGCGCCTAATTTTAGCCTTTGCCGCAGCCTGTGCCTCGCTGCTTGGGGTGGGGAGAGGCTGTGGCCACCTGGCTCCTGGCCCCTGGCACAGATCtgcatcccagtgccacctgcTCACGGCAGCCAGACCAGCGCTGCCACTGTGGCACCTCCAGGGCCACGGCCCCTCAGAAGGGCCCGGCGAGGGACCCTCCTCTCTGGTGGGGAGCAAGTCAGCGGGCAGCCAGGGGTGAAGGCACAGCATAGGGGGGAAACAACAGGGGAAGCAATGTAAAGCCCTGGCTGCTGTAGGGCATCActgctgtcccagggtgcccatGCAGGAACCAGGCTTGGGAGCTGGTGACCTCATCCTGTCCCTGTAATTAGTCTTGATAATTGGGCTCATCAGTGATCCCACTgtccacagcacagagcagcccccacACACAATacagagccccagccctgggtcCTGCACTGTTCAACAAGTGACCCGTGGCCTCCCCAGCTTTCAGCAAGGGCACAATTATCCCTCTGTCTGCCAGCTCCATAGGTCTCATTAAAATGAGATTTCATCTCCCATCAAGACTCCCGAATGAAATGTTGATTCTTATTTGTTCTTCATTTGATCATGCCGTGGTGTTTCAGCCCAGCGAGCGATCCCGGTGCTGCCAGCGCGGCGGGCGCTCCCCAGCCCCGCGCCACGGCAGCTGCACGGGAAACACAGAATCaatcacttgaaaaaaaatcatttaattttcaaaaaaaaactGATGATGAGGCAGAAACCGACAGCGAGAGCTCTCAGGGCTAATTGCTCCCTCCTTTGTATTGCAAAGAGTGATCCAACAAAAAccctgcagcaggaaggtgGTGGCTTGGTTGGGCACTGGTTTTGTCAGAGCCCCACTACAGCTGGATTGTCACCAGTGTCACTGTTTGCCCCCAAGTCCCAAATACTGAGCCCAGTTCTCAAATGtgggaaaaaatgaatgaagagaaaagcccagctctggctgcaaaCAAATCCCCTAATCATCATCCTCAGATGGAAAAGGATGAGGGGCCCTCTGGTCCCAGAGTGAGCAGAGGGAAGTGTGATTTTCCTAGAAGATAATTTGGGATCTCATCCCTTAATCCTGTATTTAAACAAGGAGAAAATTGCTTCTCTGTTACAGCCATTTTAATCCCTTACACATCCTACCAAGTCAGGTCATGAGGGAGAGCTGCACATGTGCCCATGTCACCGCAGCCACTGTGTCccaccagccccacagcccaagATGCCCCGGCTACTTGGGGCAGATGGGAGTACCTGAGGGCTCCCTGAGTACCTGTGCTCAGAGAAAGGCTTTGTCTGGCCCTAAAAACCTCTTGTCCTTTGCACCAGGGCCAGGAGGGGACTGCcagcactgggccctgcagcaggacaagCCAACACCTCAAAGCTGGGGGCCCCAAGAGCTGGGAGGGCTCCTGCCCCAACACAGACAGAGCAAAGCTCTAGGGAGAAGAGTGGTGGGGAAacctgcaggccccagctctgccacccctCATGAGCCCACCCAGGATGACCTTGCCCTCCTGGGCTGCTACCAGACTGGCACCAGGGCtgaggggtggcactgggtccCCGAGCCAGCAGAGGATGGGGGTACACAGGCTGTGAGGGCTTTCAGGAAGAGAGGGAGCCGCTGGTCTGGCCCCAGTGACCTCAGGCAGCCAAACCATGTGTGACCCTGGGCTAACACAGACACAGGCACTGAtagggctgtccccagcccggtgGGACCTGCAGCACACTCTGGCCAGCTGCCAGCCCACAGAGGGGGCAGGGGACCCTGGCACACTTGCAGGCAGGAGGACACTGGCatgagcagcatccctgccctgcagagctgctttggaGAGGAAGCTGGGGACTTTGTGAGTGGATAACAATTCCTGAGCTGCAAAACCATCCAAGCATGGCCCACAAGCACAATGGTGGTGTGGGACCAGCTGGGGACAggcccttgctgctgctgcttacACGGACAAATGGTCATGCCACAGCAGCATCTCCGGAGACCACTGTGATGGAGCTTGTGCATGTGCACCATGAACATACCAATGACTGCTAACTTCAACAGATTTAATCAGGAATAACCACAgagccagtgcccagagctgcttttgCAGGTGGGAAGCAGCTTTCTTTTTGGGGATTGGGGGTCTTTATCACAGgtggggctcagggctgtgcagtgAGGTTGGTAGAGGTGACATCTCCAGAGGTGAGGGaagaggcaggtaaatcaggaaGGGGGAGATGTTTGGCAAGGGGCACAGTGCTCTGaccagggaaaatgctttctttCACCTGCAGCATTTATCCAACACTTCTTTAACTGCCACATCCTCCTGCACCGGATCCAACCCCACTAATGGGTTTAACAAACTGCATTTAACTGGTCACCCCAACTAATCCCAAATCCAGAGAT
Coding sequences within:
- the XKR7 gene encoding XK-related protein 7 codes for the protein MAAKSDGGGGGPAVLLESPEGGGGRREAGAEPPARRYRLRDGCWVFCALLVCFADGASDLWLAAHYYVRGQRWWFGLTLLFVLLPSLVVQMLSLRWFVYDFAASTKDSGGGTKDSGPRGCCRLCVWLLQGLIHLLQLGQVWRYLRTLYLGLQSRWQAEHRRRHFYWRMMFESADISMLRLLEAFLKSAPQLVLQLSIMVQQNSIEPLQGLSASASLVSLAWMIASYQKVLRDSREDKMPMSYKGAVVQILWHLFTIAARAIAFALFASVFQLYFGIFIVTHWCIMTFWIIQGETDFCMSKWEEIIYNMVVGIIYIFCWFNVKEGRSRYRMCIYYIITLSENAALTILWFLYYDRKVTSDFNALILVCVVSSSFALGIFFMFIYYCLLHPNGPIFSHRSVGCIFRQEPPPVVPGSPVEAVTSPPRSLPRTTGGERDGAPGERDSCVPVFQVRPCAPPAPAARAPRTEGPVIRIDLPRKKYPAWDAHFIDRRLRKTILALEYASPTTPRLQYRTPGAPQEVLEYETTV